The genomic DNA CCAAGCACAAAATAAGAATAAGCGTAAATGGCTCTTGTGGTTTTTGCTATTTTCGTTGATTGCCGGTGGTCTTGCCTATTATTTCAATCAATCAAAAGATCAGGTTCCATTGATCAGTGCGGATCTTTTACCAGCAGTTGGTGATGCCTCTGATCAACGCTTGGCGAAACGTGCGCAAGAAGTAGCCGATGCCAATTATTTTACATTACAAATCAATCCAGAAGCCGTCTTTGAGAACGGACAGAGTGAAGGCTCGATCGAGATTGTCAATCCTGGGACGAATGTTTATCCGATCGCAGTTGATATTTCTTTACTCTCTACTGGAGAGTTGATTTATTCTTCGGGTGCCATCCATCCAAACCAATTCGTAGAGAATGTAAAATTGGAAAAACAATTAACTAAAGGAGAGTATCCTGCTAAAGCCACCGTTAATATTTATGATCCTGAAACGAAAGAAAAACAAGGGGTCACTGAGGCGGAAGTAATGATTATCGTTAAAAACTAAAAAAAAAGAAAATGAGGGAATTTAGATGAAAAAAATAGTAGCAGCACTTATAAGTACAGCAACAATCGCAGGGATTATGGCAACTGGGACAATCGCTAGAGCGGAGCAAGTGATTGACGGGCGTGAAGGAGAGACGTCAGGAGACGTTCTTGTACGGGGGATCATCGGTGAATTCGATAATACGACACCTGGACCAAATCCTGAGGATTTGGATCAATGGATCAATGTGACGATTCCAACAACCGCCTTATTTTACACAACAAAAGCCTCAAATCATACCACAATTACGTCACCTGAACACACGATTACGAATAATTCTGCTGTTGGCGTGATTGCTTCCGTTTCTGGCGTAGATACACCAACGAATATGGCTGAAGTAGACTCATTGAAAGTGAATACGATTGATTTGTTTGAAGATGGCAAGCCAACAGAAACGGTAGCTGAACTTTTCAGACTCCAAGGAAATCAAGGGACGAATGAAGGAAAATTTACTTTCACTGGTAAAGTCACGCCGGTCAATGCCTCAGCAGAGTTAAACCCAACATTTAAATTAGTTTTGAGTTTCTCTCCTAATGTAGCATAAAAAAGAATCACTTAAATCCCAAAAAGAAGGGATCAATCGTATGCAAAGAAGAATGAAGTTGTTCTATATCACGGGACTATTCTTTATTATCGCTAATGGATTGCTTACTGAGGTAGTTGGTGCAGATACGACAACGGGACAAATCACTGTCACTGGACGAATTGGAGAAGACACTAGCACAGAAAAAAGTATAACGATCAATGGATCACATGGAAACGAGGACAAGAAGCACACCCTTGTCGCTGATATTTCCGAACTAAAACAAGGGAAGCTACCAAAAACAAACGCTTTGAGCGGTCAGCGTTTCTTGTGGCTTGGCTATTTACTCGTTACCGCCTGGCTTGTTATTTCGACTAGAAAGAATCATCGCTCAGGTAACAAACGTCCGAAAAAGAATAGTTACTAAAAACAAAATAATAAAGAAGAAACAAACCAATAGGTCTCCGTCATTGAAAGGGGCTTATTGGTTTGTTCGTTTCATGGTGGATGTATATGCCGAATGAGCACAACTTCTAGTTGTAAAAACAGAAAAATTCTTGCTTTGCAGAAAAAACATTTTTGATATTCCATTTTGCTTTCAGGTATGATCGCTTTATAAAAGGAAGGCGTGTTAGATATGAAAAAAATTATGCAGCTCAATTTGGTATTTTTTTTAGGAGGAATAATAGGCTTACTCTTTGTACGTTCAACAACAAGTGAAGCGACAATGCATGATTTCCAAACAAATCTTGGAATCGGAGTGAAAGAATCGGTCAATGGGATTTTACTGGAAGATGGTGAATCATTAGCCGATAACGTCCATCATTTTATCAGTGAAGATGGGGCGTACTATGTCGTAAACAAGGAAAATCGTAAAACAGTGGAGGTAAGAACGTGGTACCAATTTCGAAATGCTATCAATGATCAAAATGTCAGCGTTATCAATGTGTCAGCTAGCTTCAATACGACCTTTCATTCGTTGGATACGATTGATCGCCCATTGACGATCAATTTTATCAATGCTGCTCGTATAGATTTAGAAAATAATCATGCACTCAAGCTGGCAAAGCATTCTACTTTAGAAATCAAAGCGAACGCCAAGTCGCCTATATTTGTTAGTCAAAATCAATTAAAGCAACCATTTATCCAAAGTTCTTATGGGAGTACGATTCGTCTAGAAGGTGAGGTGGTCATCGGAGATGGTTCAACTGAACTGAGAGAGCAACCTTTTATTCGAACAGAAGGATTGATCGAGGTTCCGTCTGGCTCCAATGTAAGGATATATGAAGCAATCGAAGCAAATGATTTATTTGTGATCAACTATGGTCGTTTAGAATTACGCGCACATGAAATCACCCCCATAAAAATGGGGATCAATGGGACGATTAGAGTCGGTGAATTTTCTTCGTTAAAAGTGACGCATGGGGGGAGTCATTCAGTGATCAAAATGACTGGCGGGGAGATTTTTTTTGATAATCCGTACAGTATACATTTAAAACAGACTGGCTTCGGTGGGCTTGTCGCTCCATTGATCGATTCTTCTGCCGTACTCATGGAAATCAATGCCGTGAGAAACGCTTTTTGGGAGAATTATAATATGAGTTTTCGTCCCACCCATGTTTGGAATAGTCAATTACAGACACGACTGGGTGGCCCCCATGGTTCGCAAGTTCTTCGTTCAAATTCAGTTAGTTTTGAAAATCATTTTTTAGGATTTGATTCTTATCGAGAATATACTGCTGGAATGGAGATGCCATTATTTCCTGATACATTCCCGGAGTAACATGATTGAAGTAGAAATCACAACAGCTTTTGAAGAACCTTGAAAGAATCAATTAAAAAATTTCGTATAGTTACGAAAAAACACTTTTGATTCAATGTGAGTTCTTCGTTAATCTTAAATTATCAAATGAATGGAGGAAAGAAAATGAAACGAATGACTCTGATGAGTACCTTATTATTAAGTGGTATGCTCCTTGCTGGCCCAATTTCAGTAACGAATGTCGCTGCAAGTGAAATCGTACCAGAAGCACAATTATTGACAGAAGGCGAAACTGCTGGTGGTGTTTTTCTGAAAGATGGGGAAACATTATCAATGTATGGGGAAACATTTACAAATGATGAAGACGTGGAATTTTTTGTAGATGATCAAAATCGCACAACTGCATCCGTAAGAACATGGTCTGGATTTAGAAGTGCCATCAATAATTCAAATGTGTCAGTAATCAATGTCACTTCAAGTTTCAATAGCGCTTTAACTAGTCTAAACACAGTCAATCGAGCGGTGACAATCAATTTCCTCAATAATTCGACTATCAATATGAATAATAATCATTCCCTACATGTAGGGTTTGGTGGACATGTTCATTTTAACTCTAGCTCGAATCGACCAATTGTTACAAACGGAAACCAAGTCAGACAACCATTTATACAAGGTGTCTCTGGTTCAACAGTAAGTTTTTCTGGGAATACGTTGGTTGTTGGGAATGAACAAACAAGACAGAGACAACAACCATTTATCCGAACAGATGGTCTAGTGCAAATCGACTCTGGCTCCCAAGTGATCATGAATGAAGCCATCGTGGCGAATCAATTGAATGTGATCAACAATGGTAGTTTGACTGTCAATTCGAATATTTTATCACCTGTACAAATTTCAACAAATGGTCGGATGTATGTGGGGGAATTCTCAACATTTAAAGCAGATCATACTGGTGGAGAGCCAGTAGTAAAAGTCCTTGGATCTGGACATTTAACAATTGATAATCCTTACCAAATCCATTTAAGACAAACGGGTTCTGCCGCTTATTCTAGTCCATTGATCCATACGTTAGGAACAAATATCCAGATCAATGCCGTTCGAAATGCTTTCTGGGCGAATAATAATTTTGGACCAACACCGACTCATGCTTGGACAGCTCATCTACAAACACAGTTAAGTGGTGCAAATGGGAGTCAAGTGGTTTCTTCGAACATCAATAGCTTTACACAGAATTTCTTAGGATTCAATGGTTATCGAGAGTATACTGCTGGAAGTGCTAGTCAGCTGTACCCAGATACATTTCCCTCAACTGAATCAATGAACGACTAACGTTATCACGTTTTTACTCCCTCAAAGATTATTTCCATTTGAGGGAGTTTTTTTTGTCTTAAAAATCGATACATATTTGCAAATCTAAACAACAAGCATTTCATGATACAGGTGCTGATAAAATAATCGTAAGCCAAGGTTAGGAGTAATCGTAGACATAGTTAAAATCTGCTTAGCAAAGACCCATTCGAAAGGCCATTGGAGTATGGTGGATTTATCATTCGCATATGGATGAGGGAAAGCTCGTTTTGTCAGCTAAAAAATATTGATTGATGATTTTCGGATTGATTTTTTCGAGTAAGCGATTCCAATCAGAAGCAGAAGGAATAGACCGAAAAAGAATACATTCTGTTACTTCTTGGAATTCTTCTACATGTTCAGGATGATTAGTGATCAAAAAATCTATCTTGTTTTTAAGAAGATAGTTCTTGTTTACTTCACTAGCGTTTGGATAGAACACACATTGATATTCCATAAAATATTTATTCGATATGGCTTCAATGAACTGTATGACATGATTATTGCCTTCAAAAAGAAAGGCAATATTTTTTTTGTTTTTCCAGTAGCGTTCTCGAATGGTTTCAACGTAGATCACTAGGCTAGAAGCGAAATCTACTAAAAAGTCATGAGAGTATAGCGAATGATAAGCCGAGCTGTTTTCTAGAAAATATTGGTACTTACGACACTCATTCGGGAAGATTTTTTTAATAAATCGATTGATATCTTGCGTATTTCGATTAGCAGAAATGCACAAATATTCTTTCAGTTTCGCGGTTGTAAAAAAAGATTCTAAAAAGATCAGATTGACGAGCTTATTTTCATCGCTACAGTCTAATATCTCTAGAAACTCTTTTGCAAGTCGTTTGCTTTCTGGCCACTGATTGTATGTTGAACAAAATTGTTTTTCAACAATGATATCACTCATTTTTCTCTGTGTAATAATGCTACAGAATAAGAAAATCAGTTCATCTTCAGGCAAACGGATGCCGTAATATTTTTCAATTACGTCATTTATTTTTTCGGCATGTACTTGTTGCATCCGATCAGTCAGGACACAGCGTAAGTGGTTATTTACGTTCACAGTATTTCCCTGCATGAATCGCTCAACCGAGATATAAAGTAAGTAAGTGTATAAGAAAAATGAGGTATTTCGATAGAAGTCATTCTTATACAGACAACTGATTTCATTCACCGCTTGCTGAGCGGAAACAGAAGGGAAGATGGTGTGCGGAGTGATTTCAGATTCATAAAAGAACGTGCAAAAAAAATGTCGTATATCTGCTTCTTGACCAATGATATTTACGGGATCATGCGTGATATCCAAATCAAAATGAACTAACTGTGATTGGATTTTTTTGAGGTATTTCAAGAGGGTCGTTTTAGAGAGATGTAACTGATCGGACCAATCGTCAAGGGTATATAATTCAGCAAAAAAAATTTTCTCAAGAATTAAAAAAAGTGGCTCGTTCTCAAGTAAAGCAGTTTTTTTCTCTTCGTAAGTAACTAATTTTAATTGTTTGAATACATACCCCTGATGGGTAGATTCAATCGTGATCGAATCTTCAAAATAATCTCGGATCTGACAGATATCTTTACCAATTGTTCTAGAAGTGCTCTCAGTAAGTATTGCTAAGTCATTCGCGTTGCAACAAGCATTCTTTTCAAATTCATTGAGGATTTGAAGCCATCGTATCAGTGGTTTATTGGTAATGAAATTCAGTTGGAATGTTTTCAATGTACCCACCTCTCATAGATCAGTTTAGTTTAGGGTAGTTGATTCTTTGTTTTAGGTGTAGCTAATTTTAAGTAAATTATATCTATTAAGTATAATTAGTAAATAGTAATAATTTCAGAGTATGGTGAAAAACGCTAATTGCGAAAGAATGCGTGTGTTGTTTAAAGTATATAATGTACTCTTCTAAAAAACAAACTTGAGTCATAAAAATGTTATTTAGAAGAAAATAAATGTAGTTACCTAGAATAGGAGGAATGAAATAAATGTGAAAAAGAAGCCTTGGTATTTGTTATGGACCATTTTATTGTTTCTTGGGATGCTTCATCAACCAGTTCAAGTCTTTGCGGCAGAAGGCTCCTCTGTAGAAACGAATAAGAATGTAGGGTTTTACGGAGAAATCGATTATGAAGGGGACCCTAAACCACAACCACCTTCTGAAGAGCAGGCGCAACCCTCAGATAGAGACGAATATGTACAGGTAAATGGACAATTACCAAAATTAAATCAAGTGATACCAAGTTACGGGTTGCTGGGTCTACTAATTCTTTTATGGGTCATTCGAACTTGGTTAAAACGAAGAGATAAGAAAATAAACGAGCAAGTCGCACTATCAAGTAGATGTTTTACAAAAAAATAAAACAAATA from Enterococcus mundtii includes the following:
- a CDS encoding pectate lyase-like adhesive domain-containing protein, which produces MKKIMQLNLVFFLGGIIGLLFVRSTTSEATMHDFQTNLGIGVKESVNGILLEDGESLADNVHHFISEDGAYYVVNKENRKTVEVRTWYQFRNAINDQNVSVINVSASFNTTFHSLDTIDRPLTINFINAARIDLENNHALKLAKHSTLEIKANAKSPIFVSQNQLKQPFIQSSYGSTIRLEGEVVIGDGSTELREQPFIRTEGLIEVPSGSNVRIYEAIEANDLFVINYGRLELRAHEITPIKMGINGTIRVGEFSSLKVTHGGSHSVIKMTGGEIFFDNPYSIHLKQTGFGGLVAPLIDSSAVLMEINAVRNAFWENYNMSFRPTHVWNSQLQTRLGGPHGSQVLRSNSVSFENHFLGFDSYREYTAGMEMPLFPDTFPE
- a CDS encoding helix-turn-helix domain-containing protein, with translation MKTFQLNFITNKPLIRWLQILNEFEKNACCNANDLAILTESTSRTIGKDICQIRDYFEDSITIESTHQGYVFKQLKLVTYEEKKTALLENEPLFLILEKIFFAELYTLDDWSDQLHLSKTTLLKYLKKIQSQLVHFDLDITHDPVNIIGQEADIRHFFCTFFYESEITPHTIFPSVSAQQAVNEISCLYKNDFYRNTSFFLYTYLLYISVERFMQGNTVNVNNHLRCVLTDRMQQVHAEKINDVIEKYYGIRLPEDELIFLFCSIITQRKMSDIIVEKQFCSTYNQWPESKRLAKEFLEILDCSDENKLVNLIFLESFFTTAKLKEYLCISANRNTQDINRFIKKIFPNECRKYQYFLENSSAYHSLYSHDFLVDFASSLVIYVETIRERYWKNKKNIAFLFEGNNHVIQFIEAISNKYFMEYQCVFYPNASEVNKNYLLKNKIDFLITNHPEHVEEFQEVTECILFRSIPSASDWNRLLEKINPKIINQYFLADKTSFPSSICE